From one Leifsonia sp. Root1293 genomic stretch:
- a CDS encoding YciI family protein: MQYVMFVVVDPDGEPYVAAEDDYADWDADLERRGVMLDKRRLRPADEATTLRVRRNELIVTDGPFTEAKEWIAGFAVLDCADLDEAIGIARTHAMARFGRIELRPLAQANGDPQA, encoded by the coding sequence ATGCAGTACGTGATGTTCGTGGTGGTGGATCCCGATGGCGAGCCCTATGTGGCCGCCGAGGACGACTACGCCGACTGGGACGCCGACCTCGAGCGGCGTGGGGTCATGCTCGACAAGCGGCGGCTGCGTCCGGCCGACGAGGCAACCACCCTGCGGGTGCGCCGCAATGAGCTGATCGTCACCGACGGGCCGTTCACCGAGGCGAAGGAGTGGATCGCCGGGTTCGCCGTGCTGGACTGCGCCGATCTCGACGAGGCAATCGGCATCGCGCGCACGCACGCCATGGCTCGCTTCGGCCGCATCGAACTGCGGCCGCTGGCACAGGCGAACGGGGATCCGCAGGCGTGA
- a CDS encoding RNA polymerase sigma factor, giving the protein MTTAEQDAVASTGAVAAAISETHAAEWSRIVASLIRVTRDWSLAEDAAQDAFAKAIERWPVEGVPRNPGAWITTVARNGALDRIRRSANEALKMREVAMMDEIGRSDDSGTDIDDDRLRLIFTCCHPALAIEARVALTLRTVAGLTTPEIARAFLVPEATMAQRLVRAKRKIQNAGIPYRVPPAELLEERLAGVLAVLYLVFNAGYTLTDDAAHDEALSAEAIRVGSLLTELLPRSASAHGLLALMLLQHARRAGRSDGAGELVSLEEQDRTRWDALAIRRGLNALEASYRLEPVPDRYQALASIAACHATAATADATDYARIAALYAGLAAADASPVVALNAAIARGMADGPEAGLAAVDRVAASGALDGYYLVPAAQADFLRRLGRTDAAGERYDAAIALAPAGPERRYLQRRRAALGLPSRPTTSP; this is encoded by the coding sequence GTGACGACGGCCGAACAGGATGCCGTGGCCTCGACCGGTGCCGTCGCAGCGGCCATCTCGGAGACCCACGCGGCGGAGTGGTCGCGCATCGTGGCCAGCCTGATCCGCGTGACCCGGGACTGGTCGCTGGCCGAGGACGCCGCCCAGGACGCGTTCGCCAAGGCCATCGAGCGCTGGCCGGTGGAGGGGGTTCCCCGCAATCCCGGCGCCTGGATCACGACGGTGGCGCGCAACGGCGCGCTCGACCGCATCCGTCGCTCGGCGAACGAGGCACTGAAGATGAGGGAGGTGGCCATGATGGACGAGATCGGCCGCTCCGACGACTCCGGCACCGACATCGACGACGACCGCCTGCGCCTCATCTTCACCTGCTGCCACCCGGCACTCGCCATCGAGGCTCGGGTGGCGCTCACCCTCCGCACCGTCGCCGGGCTCACGACCCCCGAGATCGCGCGAGCGTTCCTCGTGCCGGAGGCCACCATGGCGCAGCGCCTGGTTCGGGCCAAGCGGAAGATCCAGAACGCGGGCATCCCCTATCGCGTGCCACCGGCCGAGCTCCTCGAGGAGAGACTCGCCGGCGTGCTCGCGGTGCTCTACCTCGTGTTCAACGCCGGATACACGCTGACGGATGACGCCGCCCACGACGAGGCGCTCTCGGCCGAGGCGATTCGCGTGGGCAGCCTGCTCACCGAACTGCTGCCCCGGTCCGCCTCGGCGCACGGGCTGCTCGCCCTCATGCTGCTGCAGCATGCGCGGCGGGCCGGACGAAGTGATGGAGCCGGCGAGCTGGTGTCGCTCGAGGAGCAGGATCGGACGCGATGGGATGCGCTGGCGATCCGGCGGGGCCTGAACGCTCTTGAGGCCTCGTATCGTCTGGAGCCCGTGCCCGATCGCTACCAGGCGCTGGCCAGCATCGCCGCCTGCCACGCGACGGCGGCAACGGCCGACGCCACCGACTACGCGCGCATCGCGGCGCTCTACGCCGGCCTGGCCGCGGCCGATGCCTCTCCCGTCGTCGCCTTGAATGCCGCCATCGCCCGCGGCATGGCCGACGGGCCGGAGGCCGGACTGGCGGCTGTCGATCGCGTCGCGGCATCCGGAGCCCTCGACGGCTACTACCTGGTGCCCGCCGCCCAGGCCGACTTCCTGCGCAGGCTCGGGCGAACGGATGCCGCAGGCGAGCGCTACGACGCTGCCATCGCTCTCGCGCCGGCCGGCCCCGAGCGGCGCTACCTGCAGCGTCGGCGCGCGGCGCTCGGGCTCCCGAGTCGCCCGACTACGTCGCCATGA
- a CDS encoding LysE/ArgO family amino acid transporter, whose protein sequence is MIPLVPLLAGLGVGFSLIIAIGAQNLYVLRQGMRREHVLIVIAICALSDALLIAVGVSGIGAALQHVPWLVIVVRWAGAAFLVTYGVLAARRAWSGEGGLVDASESPAPVDGTTDAATDDTTDAATDAAGTGAGTTALPAPSGVKTATRAPSAPRVSASVTAVVTTTIALTWLNPHVYLDTLFLLGSVANSYTDERWWFAAGAMAASVIWFSALGIGARHLGRVLRSPRAWRILDGVIAAVMIVLGVMLVLPF, encoded by the coding sequence ATGATCCCTCTCGTGCCCCTGCTCGCCGGTCTCGGCGTCGGCTTCTCGCTCATCATCGCCATCGGCGCGCAGAACCTCTACGTACTGCGGCAGGGCATGCGCCGGGAGCACGTGCTCATCGTCATCGCCATCTGCGCGCTCTCCGACGCGCTGCTCATCGCGGTGGGCGTCAGCGGCATCGGCGCCGCCCTGCAACACGTGCCGTGGCTGGTGATCGTGGTGCGCTGGGCGGGAGCCGCATTCCTCGTGACGTACGGCGTGCTCGCGGCCCGCCGGGCCTGGAGCGGCGAGGGCGGCCTCGTCGACGCGTCCGAAAGTCCGGCACCGGTGGACGGCACGACGGATGCCGCCACCGATGACACGACGGATGCAGCGACGGATGCAGCGGGCACGGGCGCAGGCACGACCGCCCTCCCGGCACCGAGCGGCGTCAAAACGGCGACGCGGGCGCCCAGCGCACCTCGCGTCTCCGCATCCGTCACAGCCGTCGTCACGACGACCATCGCCCTCACCTGGCTGAACCCGCACGTCTACCTCGACACGCTGTTCCTGCTCGGGTCGGTGGCCAACAGCTACACCGACGAGCGCTGGTGGTTCGCGGCCGGCGCGATGGCCGCGAGCGTCATCTGGTTCTCGGCGCTCGGCATCGGTGCGCGCCATCTCGGGCGGGTCCTGCGGTCGCCGCGTGCCTGGCGCATCCTCGACGGCGTGATCGCAGCCGTGATGATCGTGCTCGGTGTGATGCTCGTGCTGCCGTTCTGA
- a CDS encoding YciI family protein, with the protein MRYMLFVATDPEAEPYDAGKDDIKDWVKDVYGRGIGVLGDRLREPQDARVVRVRGDELLVTDGPFTESKEWIAGFDILECGSLDEAVEIASRHPMARFGRIEVREFWTLGLESEA; encoded by the coding sequence ATGCGATACATGTTGTTCGTGGCCACGGACCCGGAGGCCGAGCCGTATGACGCTGGGAAGGACGACATCAAGGACTGGGTGAAGGACGTCTACGGACGCGGCATCGGCGTGCTGGGCGACCGTCTGCGGGAACCTCAGGACGCCCGCGTCGTGCGCGTGCGCGGTGATGAGCTGCTCGTCACCGATGGGCCGTTCACCGAGTCGAAGGAGTGGATCGCCGGATTCGACATCCTCGAGTGCGGCTCGCTCGATGAGGCCGTCGAGATCGCGTCGCGGCATCCGATGGCCAGGTTCGGACGCATCGAGGTGCGCGAATTCTGGACGCTGGGCCTCGAGTCGGAGGCCTGA